A region of the Hyalangium ruber genome:
ACCTGCTCGCCCAGTTCCTGGCGCATGAGCACCTCGTGCTCCAGGCCGGGGACGGCGCGGTAGTGGGCCTTCTTGCGGCTCACCGCCACCCACGCCATCGTCGACGGCTGCTTCTGCTCGGGGGCGTAGGCGAGGTAGTCGTCGTAGCCAAAGCCCAGGCGGCCCTTGTTGAAGACCATGGCGGGGTGACCGGTCATCTCGCCTTCCACCTGCCCGTAGCCCATCTCGGCGATCTGCTGGGAGGACGGGCTCCGGTCGGTGGCCAGGTGCGTGTCCGCCATCAGCGTGTTGCTCAGCTCCTTGAGCAGATAGGCGGTGTTGAAGGGCTTCATGCCGATGGCCTCACGCGCATCGAGCACGAACTTCAGGGCGTCCTCCGCCGGAGCGGCCACTCCTGCCTCCGAGCGCCGCAGCGACTCGGGAAGAACGCGGTAGTTGCCCAGGATGCGGCGCTGCCCATCGAACAGGTACGCGCGCCCTTGGGGGAGCTCGAGCCGGAAGCGCACCTGGTCGCCCTGCTTCTCGATGATCTCCGCCTGGAGGAGCCCCTCGTAGAGGAACTCAGACAGCATCTTCGCGATGAGGGCGCGGTTGACGGCGCTCCAGATCTCGGGGCGCAGCGCGCCTCGCGGATCGAGCAAGGGGCCGGTGTTGTCTGCTTTCATCATTTGACTGCTCCTTGAAGAACGGGGATTGCGACCGGGTCCTTGCGACCCTGGAACACCACGGCCGAGGCGAGGATCAGACTCAAGGCGAAGGCCCCCACGGCGGCCCAGAACGGAGCCACGAGGTTCGCCTGGCCCACCAGCTCCGAGGCCAGCAGCGGCGCTCCGAGCAGCGCGGCGTTCTGCCACGCGACGGAGAGGCCCACGCGCAGGTGGAGCCGGCCCTCACTGCCCGCGCTGAACAACCGGAGCTCGAGGATGGACTGGGCGATGATGACGCAGAAGCCGAACATCACCCGGCCCGCGAGCAGCAGCACCCAACCCGAGCTCACCGCCTGCAGCACCAGCCCCACGACGAGCAGGCTCACGCTGCCGATGTAGAACGTCCGATGCTGCCCCGGAGCATGGAGCCGGCGGACCCAGGGCATGGCGACCAGGGCCATGGCGCTCGGCACGAGGAAGAGGACCCCGGCCATCGTGGTGGACAGTCCGTACCCCTCCGCCGAGGAGACGTACTGGGTGAAGTAGGGCCGGATGACGTTAAGGCCCAGGTGGAAGCTGATGAAGCACAGGCCCAGGGCGGCCATCCATCCCCAGGAGGCAGAGGGCGCCGCGTTGGCGGCCTCCGCCGGAGCCTGCCGCACCATCTTCTTCAGGCGCAGCGCGTACAGGCACAGCCCCAGCAGGACGATGTCGAGCACGGCCGCCGGGTAGAAGATCCACAGGGGCGAGGGCATGTCGATGACCCAGGCGCCGCAGAGGGACGAGGCGATGATGGCCAGATGCACCGCGGCCTGGAGCTTGCCGACGGCGGCCGCGCGCCCCTCCCCTCCCGCCAGCTCCAGGAGCAGGGAGTAGACAAGCATGTAGCTGCTCTTGAAG
Encoded here:
- a CDS encoding MFS transporter, producing the protein MSGSPSMSRAQWILLVCGFLQVFTETLLSPFYPQFFAKVFGVGDLEFSGRFIAICRLTVMLCGPLWGLLARRYSATVLLAVGQFFTAVLTALCALAQDEQQFIVLTVLLLIFKSSYMLVYSLLLELAGGEGRAAAVGKLQAAVHLAIIASSLCGAWVIDMPSPLWIFYPAAVLDIVLLGLCLYALRLKKMVRQAPAEAANAAPSASWGWMAALGLCFISFHLGLNVIRPYFTQYVSSAEGYGLSTTMAGVLFLVPSAMALVAMPWVRRLHAPGQHRTFYIGSVSLLVVGLVLQAVSSGWVLLLAGRVMFGFCVIIAQSILELRLFSAGSEGRLHLRVGLSVAWQNAALLGAPLLASELVGQANLVAPFWAAVGAFALSLILASAVVFQGRKDPVAIPVLQGAVK